The following are from one region of the Nerophis ophidion isolate RoL-2023_Sa linkage group LG20, RoL_Noph_v1.0, whole genome shotgun sequence genome:
- the tmem186 gene encoding transmembrane protein 186: MICSAVSGRLRSHVLSCIRGSCKLTNGHSSYNVAPHSSRLLPLHHGCQEPFYPKTTAQKRYSDLSTQKFEVFYKFPLMKFFRAISRIKLLQTGITVVILPPVYILYYMGDASLFLVNYSTGVAMFAGVMLYTASHFLRRVVGMMYLDSSKTTLKVSHMTFWGKRHDIYIPVSDVKTLGDTGDSLNESILKLKRYSTPQTFYFSTYYGQVVDKLQFEKVFGRVR, encoded by the exons ATG ATCTGTTCAGCGGTTTCAGGCAGGTTAAGGTCCCACGTCCTGTCCTGCATAAGAGGATCATGCAAGCTCACAAATGGACATTCGTCTTATAACGTGGCGCCTCATTCGTCCAGACTCTTACCCCTCCATCATGGCTGTCAAGAGCCATTTTACCCCAAAACCACAGCCCAAAAGAGGTACTCAGACTTGTCCACGCAAAAATTTGAAGTGTTTTATAAGTTCCCTCTCATGAAGTTCTTTCGAGCCATCTCTAGGATAAAACTACTGCAAACCGGTATCACTGTTGTTATTCTGCCCCCGGTGTACATCCTGTACTACATGGGAGACGCCTCTCTCTTTCTTGTCAACTACTCGACGGGTGTCGCCATGTTTGCCGGGGTCATGTTGTACACAGCGAGTCACTTTCTTCGAAGGGTGGTGGGCATGATGTACCTGGATTCTTCAAAGACCACGCTCAAAGTGTCCCATATGACTTTCTGGGGTAAACGCCATGACATCTACATACCTGTGTCAGATGTTAAGACTCTTGGGGACACCGGGGACTCTTTGAATGAGTCCATTCTGAAACTGAAGCGATACAGCACTCCTCAGACTTTCTACTTTTCCACTTATTATGGACAGGTTGTGGATAAACTTCAGTTTGAGAAGGTATTTGGAAGAGTCAGGTGA